A single genomic interval of Helianthus annuus cultivar XRQ/B chromosome 13, HanXRQr2.0-SUNRISE, whole genome shotgun sequence harbors:
- the LOC110902786 gene encoding NAC domain-containing protein 90 — translation MAEHDVPYQLHTAVYRFYPTEEELISFYLSNKLQNHRTHDLHRVIPVVNVYEHNPSHLPKLAGELCKRDTEQWFFFVPRQQREAQGGRPSRTTASGYWKATGSPTYVYSSDNKVIGVKKTMVFYEGKSRKVKKTEWKMNEYRAIKQELEGTNTLPVPKLRHELSLCRVYVVSGTTRAFDRRPFGIGTTTEKVNPDTSRGASSSSQTILQSSNSLCPQSSCPAYRTVVKLQYELKWCIMMKREKAWKMIEM, via the exons ATGGCCGAACACGATGTCCCCTACCAGCTGCACACGGCAGTCTATCGATTCTACCCGACCGAAGAAGAGCTCATCTCGTTTTATCTCTCGAACAAACTCCAAAACCATCGAACACACGATCTCCATCGCGTCATCCCTGTTGTCAATGTCTATGAACACAATCCTAGCCATCTTCCAA AATTAGCTGGAGAATTATGCAAAAGGGACACTGAGCAGTGGTTCTTTTTTGTGCCTAGACAACAAAGGGAGGCACAAGGAGGAAGGCCTAGCCGAACGACAGCCTCGGGTTACTGGAAAGCCACTGGTTCACCAACTTATGTCTATTCGTCAGACAACAAAGTGATCGGGGTGAAGAAGACGATGGTGTTTTACGAAGGGAAGTCGCGTAAGGTGAAGAAAACCGAATGGAAGATGAATGAATATCGCGCCATTAAACAAGAACTGGAGGGGACCAACACTTTGCCTGTACCAAAG CTACGACACGAGTTGAGCCTATGTAGGGTTTATGTGGTATCAGGAACTACACGAGCATTCGATAGGCGACCTTTTGGAATAGGAACGACGACAGAGAAGGTCAATCCAGACACGAGTAGGGGTGCATCATCGTCTTCGCAAACCATCCTACAATCTTCCAACAGTTTATGTCCTCAAAGTTCATGTCC TGCTTACCGTACCGTGGTTAAATTACAATATGAATTGAAGTGGTGTATAATGATGAAAAGGGAGAAGGCTTGGAAGATGATTGAGATGTGA